A stretch of DNA from Candidatus Binatia bacterium:
TGGTTACCGCTTTGGTGGAACGTGAGCAGATCAAAACGACCGATGCGAAAGCTAAGGAACTTCGCAAGCTGGCTGATCGTCTGATTACGCTGGGAAAACGAGGGACCCTGCACGCTCGAAGGCAGGCGGCTAGTGTGCTGCGAACAAGAGCAGCGGTGAGGAAACTCTTTGACGAGCTTGCTCCACGCTTCAGCCAGCGAAACGGTGGCTATACCAGGGTGCTCAAATTTACCCGGCGTCCCGGGGATTCTGCGCCGATTTCCATCGTGGAGTTCACGGAATCGAAGGCTCCCGCCACAGAACCCGTTAAGAAAAGCGCGTGAGTGCCTCTTGAAGGCACCCGAGGTCGTCCGGTCACGCCTTCAGGTGGCTGATCCGTACTCCCGAACGGCATCATCCTGGCTCGTGGCTTGAATCGAGAAGCGCGGTTTCTCCTTTAATGGCGCCTGGGCTTGGCTTCCCGCTGGCTTGCAGGACGCTGCGAGAGGCCCCAGGTCGGCTGACCTCGCACGACGCCGTTCGCTCCCTCTTCCTCTGTCGTCACATGTACCTTTGCGTTACGGAGCGAGCAGCAACCGCTTCACGAGAGCTTCGAGGTCCGCGGAGGAGACCCTCCCGTCTCTATTGATGTCTGCACTGCGTGATAGCGCCTGAGGACGAAAGAGCTGGCGGAGCAAAAGCGACAGGTCAGCTTCTGTGGTGCGGCCGTCCCCGTCGAGGTCTCCCGGTTCAACTGTGGGAACGGTTGCAGTCAGGCTTGGGGTTGCCGTGGGTTTGGTGGTTGGCGTGTCACTCGGAGAATAGGTGGGCGTGAGGCTGGATGTTGGCGTTGCACTCGATGTCGGGGTAGCTGTGAGGGTCGGCAAGGCAGTGGAGGTTGCGGAGGGACGCGGCGTCGGAGTTAGTGATGGCGTGAGTGAGGGGGTGGGAGATGGCATTACGGTGCGCGTTGGCGTCGGGGATGCGGTGGCACTATTGGTCGGGGTCGCTGAGGGGAGACGCGTCTGCGTGGCCGTAAGCGTACTGGACGCAGATCGGGTTGGAGGAAAGGTTGCTGTCCAAGTGCGCGTCATGCTTTGCGTGGCAGAGGCCGTAGGACTCTGTGATGGCGTGGCCGTGGCGGTTAGGCTCCGGGTCACGGTTGGCGTGGGCGAATCGGTACTCGTGCTTGTTGGAGTCCGATGCGACAGAGATGGCGATTCCTGTGGCGAGGGCGAGGGAGTGACCGGGAAAGGACTACTTGTGGCAAAGGCTGTTTGGCTGGCGGTCGGCGTGGTAGGTCCTACAGCCGTGGGCGTGGCCGTTGGGGAGCTCGGCGTGGCACTTGGTACCGCTTCGGGGGCCGTTTCCGTGGCCGTGGGAGACGCACTATGCGTGGGGGAGACGGTCGGGCTCCTCTCGATCGCTGGTGACGACGTAGGTGTTTGACTGGGCGTCGCAGTGGGAGACAGAAAGCCTTCCGGCGTCGGATCTTGGGTCTGCGCAGGTGTGGAGGTGGCCGTTGCAGTTGTGGTTGTGGTTGTGGTTGTGGTTGGTGTCGCTCTTCCGGAACGAATCGCTGTAAAGGTACGTGTAGGGGTACGGGAAGGATAGGGTGTTAGAGTTCGGGTCATTGTTCTAGTCGCTGTGAAGGAGCGCGTGGATGTGGAGGTGGGTGAGGAAGTTGCGGTCCGCGTGTGGGAGGCGGTTGGGGTGTTGGATGGCGTTCCGGTAAAGCTGGGGGTCGGGCTTGGGGAAGCAGAAGGGGTTGCAGTCCGCGTAGGTGTGTTGGAAGGCGTGCGGCTCGGACTGGACGATGCAGAAGCTGACGGCGTTGGTGTTCGAGACGGAGTGTGAGTCGCCGTGGGGGAAGGCGATGCGGTTCGCGTGGATGAGGGCGAGGGCGTGCGCGTCGCTGTCACCGTTGGGGTTCCGCTCGCTGTTGGTGTCTTGGTTACAGTCCCGGTTGACGTGGGGGTTCGTGTTCCCGTGGCCGTGACTGTGGGCGTGGGTGACCTGCTCGGGGTTGGCGTGGGGAAAGAAAAGCCAAGTTGCGCCACCCAAGTGCCCCATAGATTACTGGGCTCCTCGGCGTACTCCCCAAAGGCCCAGAAAGAGTTGTCCGTCGGATCGATGGCGATGCTGTTGTAGTCACCCCACCGGTTCCGACCCTGCGAATCCAATAGGATGAATGGCCCCGCACCTACGCGAAGCGTTTGGGTGCGAGCGAACTGGTTACGAGGGTCGCTACGGAGTTGCCCGGCGCCAAGAAGAGAGACGAACCGTGTCGGCCCAGACTGGTTGTAAACGGCCACCACGTTTCCGATGTTGTCCACTGCAAGGGCGCCATAGAACGTGTGCTCACCGGGGGCACCTTGCATGAAATCTTGTTTAACGCCGACGACAGGGAAGTTCGTCGTATCCAGTTCAAAGATCCGAACGGCCGCGACGGTTTCGTTACCGAAGACGGCACCAACGGTGGCGGCCAACCACAAAGAGTCGTTACGCCATACTGCGGCGGTTACTCGAGGACCACCGGTCTCGATTCTCCTGGTTGTCATGGGTTGGCTGGCGTTAGGTGGGGCCGCGCAGGGTGGGGGAACTGTCAACTCGCGGAAATGTAAGAGGGGATCCGAGCCTTCTAGGACGATCACTCGCCAAACCTGCACGGCGCAGGCGTTTGGGAAGCGCGTGCTGACGATATAACCGGCTGGGGAGTCCCCGAAGGCCTGCGCGGCATGTAAGTGAAAAACCAAACTCCCTCCCGCCTGCAAGTTGGAAAAATCGAAGAAAGGAGCGGGATCTCCGCGAAGTAGAGGACCTTTGGGTACCACGCGAATTCGCGCGCCGTGAAAATCGAAAAACGCACCGTCGAACAAGTTACCGGTTAAGTAGACGGCGTGACGGTCGGAGCCCAAGGAGGGCAGATCAACAAAGTTCTGACTTCCGTCGGTGTTTACATCGAAAGCGTAATAGTGCCATTGGCTGGTTGCCCATTCAGTGTCCGAAACAGCGAGTAGCCAATACGATGCGAAAGGATTGCCTCGGCGGGACGCTGCGAGTACCCAAAAGCGGCCATTCTCAAAGATCGTGCGGGGGTCCGTAAGGAAATCTTCCGCGTTGGCTACGGGCGCAAAAAACGACTGTAGAGAACTCTCAGCGACCGGCGTTCCCCGACGGTCAGTAACGCGCACGGTTCCGTTAGTGACCAATAAGATTTGGCCTGGGCCGACGGCGATGGTCGGATTCGGTGGGTTCGTGCCATCAAAAGTAACGCCGGTAAATCCTCTACGAATCTCCAGATCAATGTCTGCAGCTTGCCGCCCGAAAGAGGCCAGTCCCAGAACGCTCGAACCCGGGGCAAACCAAGAATTCAGAGGTGTGCCGACTTTTGGTTCAACGGGCCGGTGCCACCCCGCGATGCAGGGATGAGGCGCAATAGAGAGCCAGAAAAGAGCTGTTAGCCGCCAAACCCGATCCCCAACCAAACTCACGGTATTCCCTACTAGCAGAGCCGGCCATCCGCAGCGCAACGTTATGCGCGGTCACTGTCTCGAGACGACGGCGAACTACATCAAGGCCGAAGATGCATCCCGCGTAATCTCACGAGTCGAGCGCAATTTGGTTAACCGAGATTGAATTTGGCCGGGTTGCCGCCCGCACGCTGGCTGAGAATGGCACTTGGGCTGATTGCGTTGTCGTTGGAACCACGCCAACCACGCGCCGGCCGAGCCAATGAGAGTTACGGCGTCATTGGACGAAGTTGAGAACGGGCGCGCTGTTGCACGGCCGCCCTGCGGCGGGCCACTTCTTCGGGGCGCAGTTGGCGTGAAAACTCGCTTGAACGATTCGCCTCCAAGGCTCGGCCCTGCGCATAAGACAGTGCGTATCCATCATCGATCAGCCGCTTGTACGCGTGCACCAAGCGTTGGTCGCATGACAAAATATCGCGAGCCAGGGCTTCGCAGGTTGGTATCAGGTCTGGCGGCGGAACGACACGGTTGACAAGCCCCCAGTCCAGAGCAGTTTGGGCGTCAATGTAATTACCGGTAAGTGAGAGCTCTTTTGCGCGGTAAACGCCGATTAAGCGGGAAAGTTTCTGACTTAAACCCCAGCCGGGCATGATCCCCACGCGGGCATGCGTATCGGCAAAACGTGCCTCGGTGGATGCGATCAAGATGTCGCAAGCGAGGGCGAGTTCAAAACCGCCGGTAATCGCGAAGCCATGGATCGCAGCGATTACAGGCTTCTGGCAGCGCTCGACAGTGTCCACCACATCCGCGCTGCTCGCCGCGGTGCGAGCCTCCGTGGCCGGGCTTCCACTGAGTTCCTTGAGGTCCAAACCAGCGCAGAAAGCACGGCCTGCACCCGTGAGGATGATGACACCAACTGTCGGGTCTTCCTCGGCTCGCTCAAAAGCTTCTACCAATGCTGCCCGCAGGGCGCGTGACAGTGCATTTAAAACGTGTGGCCGATTCAAGGTAATCCGCGCGATGCCATCGCTCACGTCAACTAGCAAGATCTTGTCGTCTGCCATGAAGCCAACCTCTCGACGAAGAAACTGTTCGTAGGGTTCATCCCCCAATCTGATACATGGAGCGTTCTTCCGGTGAGATCCCCGCGCTCAACGCGTGCCCCGTCGGCTTCCGGCGCACGGCAAGCGCCAGCAGCTCGGCCAACGTTTCTGTCGATCCGCCGTTACGCAGAATGTCCCGAACATCGATCTCCTCGTCATGCAGTAAGCAGAGATGCAACTTGCCGTCGGCAGTCAAGCGCATTCGATTGCAAGTGCCGCAATAAGGTCGGCTCACGGGGCTAATGAGTCCGACCAGCCCCTGAGCACCCGGAATTCGGTAGTAGACCGCTTCGTCTGAAGGGTGCAGAGCGGAGACAGGTTCCAGGGGCCCAAGATTCTCTTGAATTTGCCGCAAAACGTTTTCATTCGAAACGAAATGGCTCACGGCGATTCGTGACTCCTCACCGCCACCCAGCGGCATGAGTTCGATGAAGCGGACATGCCAGGGATGGATCAATGTCAGCCGAGCTAGGTCCACAACGTCCTCGTCATTGTAACCCCGTGCGACAACGACATTCAGTTTGATCGGACACAGGCCCGCTCGTTCGGCCGCCTCGATGCCCGCCCAGATCTCTTCTAGGGTACCAAAGCGCATGATGCGCTGAAGCCGACCTGGATGAAGCGAATCGACGTGAATGTTCACCCGCTTCAAACCAGCCTGACGCAAGCGTTCAGCCATCTTGGGTAGTAGGATTCCGTTGGTCGTCATCGAGAGATCGTGGATCCCGCGGATCGACGCAATTCGCTGGACAATGTCTTCAAGGTCGGGACGTAAGGTAGGCTCTCCACCCGTCAGCCGCACCTTGGCAAACCCTATTTGAGCCGCGGCGTGGACCACGCGCTCTATTTCAGCCGCGCTAAGAAGCTCGTCGGGCCGTGTCAGGCGCAAGCCTTGCAAAGGCATGCAGTAGACACAGCGTAAGTTGCAATGGTCGATAATGGAGACGCGCAGGTAATCAATGTTTCGTCCGAAGCGATCGAGAGGCATAGTACGCCACCATTGGCCGCTACGGGCCTTAAGTCAAGCTGCTGGCGCGACGCCGCTGCCGTGTGAGATAGTAAACGGGCACTCCAGCCAGCACGATCAATAACCCCGGCCAAGTGTACCTCGGCTTCATGACCAGCAAATCGACCATAATGGCTAGGGTTGCCGCGACGTAGAGCAACGTTAGCCACGGATAACCGATTGCTCGATAGGGGCGTGGCCACTGCGGGTGGCGTATGCGGAGAACAACCACAGCGGCAACCGTAAGCGAGTAAAAAAGCAGGGCCGCAAAAATCACATAATCCAGAAGGTCACCGTACGTTCCCGAGAGAACCAATATGCCCGCCCAGGCGGCTTGAAAGACCAGCGCAACAACGGGAACCCTGTATACGTTCAGGTAACCGGCGGCCTTAAAAAACAGGCCGTCTTTCGCCATCGCGTGGTAAACCCGAGCACCTGAAAGGATCAGGCCGTTGGCGCACCCAAACGTGGAGACCATGATCGCTGCAGACATTAGGAGATTGCCGGTAGAGCCGAACAAGACCTCCATCATCGCACTGGCAACACGGTCGTTGTTTGCATACTGGATTCCGCGCTCTAGGGGGTTCGATCCACCAGCGGCGCCCCAAAGCGGCAGTACGGCTAGGTAGGAGGCGTTTGCCAGGATGTAAAGCACAGTGACACCTCCAGCACCAATTACGAGGCTTGCCGCGATGTTCCGCTCAGGATGTTTGACTTCGGCCGCGGCAAATGTGATGTTGTTCCAAGCGTCTGCCGAAAACAAGGCTCCGACCATTGCGGCACCGAAAAGCGGCAGTACGTCCGACAGGCTCATCGCTCTCTGGCCCCAAAAGTAAACCCAGTTGACGTGCCCTTGACCGAGGGAAGGACCAAGAACGACCCCAGCGAGAACAACGGCAAGAAGAGTCCCAACCTTGGCCACCGTAAATATGTTTTGAATCCAACGCCCCGTACGTAACCCTCGGCAGTTTGCCCACGTGAGCAGGACAATGACACCGATGGCCACGCATCGTTGGCCATCGAGCCCGACTGAACCCGCTGTGGATCCCTCCAGTGCCGGAATGAACACAGCGCAGAATTTGGCGAATGCGACGGCCACAGCGGCGATCGTGCCGGTTTGGATCACAGTAAAAAGCGTCCACCCGTACAAGAATCCCCACAAGGGGCCGTATGCCTCCCGCAAGTACACGTACTGTCCCCCGGCTCTCGGAAGCATTGCGGCGAGCTCCCCGTAATTGAGAGCGGCGACGACAGTAACTGCTGCGGTGGCTAGCCAAACCGCGAGAAGCCAAACCGGTGCGTCGAGTAAGCGGGCGATATCGGCGCTTACTAGGAAGATGCCAGAGCCGATCATCGAGCCGGCAACAATTGCCGCGGCATCCCACAGGCCTAAGATCCGGGCAAACTCGGCTTGCCTGGTCGGTTTCACAGCGCGAGCTCGTTCAAAATCGCAGTCAGAGACGCGGGTGGCTATGTCTGAAGCGGACGAGCCATTCTGACACCGTGTTTGGCAATTCGACTGTGATATCGACTGTAGCTGAAATAAATCAACAACCCGAGCCCGAGCCAAATTCCTAGTCGCATCCAGTTGTGGGAGCCCAGCGAGAACATCATGCCAAGGTTGAATAGAATGCCGAGAATAGGCACGAGTGGGAAAAGAGGCGTACGAAACGGGCGAGGCTGATGCGGATTAGTGTATCGCATCACCAGCACGGCGCTGCATACGACGACGAACGCAAACAAGGTGCCGATATTGACCATTTCGGCAAGCGCTTGAATGGGCAGCAATGCAGCAACGACCGCCACCACCACTCCGGTTAGAATTGTAGAGCGGTGCGGGGTACGGAAACGCGGGTGCACCCTCCCAAAAAAGTGCTCCGGGAGTAACCCATCTCGAGCCATTGCAAAGAACACTCGCGGCTGACTCAACATCAGCACTACAAGGACGCTGGTGATGCCCGCAACCGCTCCTATCGAGATAATCAATACAGCCGCATTGAAGCCGTGGCGGGCAAATGCCGCCGCAAGCGGGGCATCGACGTCGATCTCGGTGTAAGGAACCATCCCTGTAAGAACCGCGGCGACGCCAATGTACAGTGCAGTACAAATTGCCAGGGATGCGATAATCCCAATGGGCACGTCACGCTGAGGGTTGCGAGCTTCTTCTGCTTGTGTGGAGACAGAGTCGAAGCCGATATAAGCGAAAAAGACGTAGGCGGCTCCCGCGGCCACGCCCTTCCAACCGAAGGGAAGAAACGGAGTCCAGTTGTCCGGGTTCACATAAGTGGCTCCCACCAAGATCACGAACAAGATCACGGCCAACTTCACGGCCACCATCGTGGCATTGAACGTGGCACTTTCTCGGATTCCGACAACAAGAACAGCAGTGACGAGCAACACGATGACAGCGGCAGGTAAGTTGAAGTAAGCCCCCGGTGTGCTGAATGGGTCCGAACTGATCGCAACCGGCAAGTGGATGCCAAACAACTCGAGCAGATGCAAAAAATACTTCGACCAGCCATGGGCGACGGTTGCCGAAGCCATTCCGTATTCGAGGATGAGGTCCCAGCCGATAATCCACGCCAGCAGCTCACCTAGAGTGGCGTAGGCATAGGTGTAAGCGCTACCTGCCACCGGAATCATCGCGGCAAATTCTGCGTAGCAGAGCGCGGCAAAGGCACAGCCAAGCCCGGCGATGACAAAAGACAAAACCAGGGCTGGACCGGCGTGGTCGTGAGCAGCAAGCCCTGTAAGCACGAAGATTCCCGCGCCGATGATGGCACCGACTCCCAGAGAGGTGAGCGCCCAGGGTCCGAGTGCCCGGCGAAGCCGATTCTCGCTTGCCAAGTCGGCCTCGAGCATGGAAATCGGTTTGACCCTGAACAACTGTCGCCAAAGACTCATGGATTTCCTCCGATATTTTTGCGGTCTTTTGCTATTGAAAGCGCTGTCAAACAAGCCAAAAGATGAGCAACAGGCCGAGGGCGATGCGGTAAAGGGCGAAGAGCAGAAAGGTGTGCCGTTGCACAAAGCGCAAGAACGCCTCGACAACTACGAAGGCAGAGGCAAATGCGGCTACAAAGCCGACTGCCAGTGCCCCAAGGTCCTCGACAAGAAGTTGGTCCCACACCTTATACAGGCTATACAGGCTTGCGGCAGCTAGGGTGGGAATGGAAAGGTAAAACGAAAACTGGGTCGCGACGGGACGACTCAGGCCGCACATCAGCCCGCCAAGGATGGTCGCGGCAGCCCGCGAGACGCCAGGCACTAGCGATAACGTTTGGGCGGTGCCCACCCAAATTGCTTGTTGCCAACTGACAGCCTCGATTTCTCGGGTACGCTCTTCGTGCTTTCGCTGGTCCACCCACAGCAAGGCGACTCCACCCCCCACCAACGCCCAAGCCACGACGCGAGTATTGAAAAGGTGATTTTCAATCCAGTGGTGGAACAGATAACCTGCCAGCGCAGCAGGTAAAAAGGCGAGGGCCAGTTTGCCCATCAGCGAGCGCGCGACCGGGTCCGATGGGGCTCGTTGCACGAGGCTCCAGAGATGATCGCGGTAGAGCCAAACCAAGGCCAGAACGGCACCCAGTTGAATCGAAATATCGAAGGTCGCCCGCTGCGCCTCTGGATAGTCGACCACTGTCGATACCAGGATCAAATGCCCAGTCGAAGAGATGGGCAAAAATTCCGTAACTCCCTCGACCACCCCTAAGATCAGCGCCTTCCACCACAGCATATAAAGAGGGGTGGATAGACAGCGCGGGTAGGGGTGCAACCCCCCGCGGATGAGACGTTAACAAGACTGGAAGGCTTCCCTTTTGTGTGCTTTCAAGTCGAGGATGCCGCTGCGGGCAGTCTCTTTAGACGTTGGCTGGACTCTGGCGTACCCGCGGGAGTCGATCTGGGAGATCCTGGCAGACGTCTGTGCGGCTTCCGGTAAAGATGCCCGCCCGTTGGAGATCGAGCGCTTTGTTCGCTCCGTTTGGTCGGTTGGACAACTGCGCGCGGAGGAAAGCCTCAAGAACGGAGGAAATTATTCTGATTCGGACGAGGAGTTCATCGGGCAGTTTTGGGTCTTGAGCGAAACTGTCTTTCGACAACTGGGAGTTACTGGCCCAACCGAGCAGCTTTTTGCGGAGTTCCTCCGCCGATTCTGGCACGCGGAGCAATGGCAGTTGTTTCCGGATACGTTAGAGGCCATTCGCGAGCTGAGGGCCCTGGGCTTGCGGGTCGGGGTGCTGTCCAATGCGCCGACAAACATGCCTTTGCTGCTCGAGCGGCTCGGAGTCTTGGCGCATCTGGACTATGTCGTGATTTCGGCTGCGGAGGGAGTGAGGAAGCCGGACAAAAGGATTTTTGCCCGAGCCCTGGAACGGGCCGGCACAAAACCAAGCGAGACCGCTCATGTGGGCGACATGTACGTCGAGGACGTTCTCGGGGGAAGAAACGTTGGCTTGCACGCCTTTCTGATCGAGCGTGGCAGCAATGCTCTTTTCCCGCATCACCGGGAATCAGAGGGTCGCGATCTTCCGGGTGATCGTGTAGTGGAAAGCTTGGCCGACTTTGTCGCTCGGATTCGGGAACTCCTGTGAGCCGGGTTCAAAATTACTCGGCTAAGCGACCTGCGATTCCTTCTGAGATCTTGGTTGCAAATGCCATGATGGTCTCTTGGGGATTCACTCCCACACAAGTAGGGAATAAGCTTCCGTCGGCCACGTAGAGCCCCTCGATGCCATGAACCTTGCCGTCGAGGCCGACGACGGAAGTGGCAGGGTCGGGACCCATGCGGCAGGTGCCCACCGGATGGAAGGCCGCCAGATGCAGGTCCGACGGGCTCCAAGTTGGTCCCTTTTTCAGGGCATCGAGTTCTCGCGGCTGGGTGACGTAGTCGAGACCCGGCAAATTGGTGTGCACCGCTGTTGCTCCGGCAGCGAAGAAGATTTCGCCGACCAGAGCGAGCCCCCGCAACAAGCGCGCGCTGTCGAACCGGTTCAGATTGTACCGTACAAACGCGCGGCGGCTACCGGGGAGACGGAGAAGTTCGCCCGTCGAAGAATCGGAGACAAACAGACCTGCCGATGCGCGAAACGGCAAGTCAGCCAAAAATTCTTTTAGGCGGAACCCGACTGCCTTGGCCGCACTCAAAGCCATGGCGGGGTGGATTGTAGTGACCTCGATCATCACGCCGTCGGACAGATGCAGGTGGTCCACGTAGTAGGACTGCAATGTGCCACGCCAGTGGTAGACGGGTTCCGGGAACGTCGCGCTAACGCCCAGGGCCGGGTGTATAGACAGGTTTCTCCCGAGGTGGCCGCTCTGGCCGCCGATCCGGGCCTCCTGCAAAAGAACCGGAGTATGTAACGCCCCACACGCCAATACCACTCGCTCCGCCCGAACCCGCAGCCGTCCCTGTGAGGGGCTGCCACTCTTCGAGCTTAAAATGGAGGCTTCCACTCCACAGGCGCGGTTACCTTTCAGCAAGATGTTGTCTACCCGGCACCGTGCGTAAATCCTGGCTCCGGCCGCCTCTGCCATCGGCAAGTAGCTTAAGTGCATGGCCTGCTTGGCGTCACTGGGGCAACCAAACGCGCACACTCCGCAGCCCCGGCATCCTTCGATGTTGCGCCGGAGAGGTTCGCCGTGAAGCCCGAGCGCACGTACCCCCCGGTCGAACAACTGCGCGTTGACTCCGATAATCGTCCAAGGCACGGGTTTAACCTTCAAGACCCGCTCGACCCTGTCGAAGTACGGGGCCAACGTTTGCTCGTCGAAGCCGTCGAGGCCGAAGTGGCGGTCCCACAAACGCAAAACAGGTTCCGGAGCACGAAAGCACGTTCCGGAATTGATGACGGTGGTGCCGCCAACCGCTTTGCCTAACGGAATCGGTATCGGTGGCCGACCGAGCGCAAGCGTGGCGCCATGGTCTCGATACATCCGCAACATCCGCCTGAAGGGAAGGTCCTGAAAATCTTCGCGAGTAAAGTACGCTCCCTCCTCAATGACGACGACGCGCAAACCGGCACGCGCACACTCAGCCGCGACCACAGCACCGCCGGCGCCGGAGCCCACAACGCAAACGTCACACTGCACACTGACATCGCCACGGATCTCGGGAAACTGGATAGCGTGTAGTTTCGGGCCGCTACGGTGTGGCTCATCGGAGAGGCAGCTCCCGTCGGCTTTGAGCTCGCGGCTGACTTGGGGTGCTGCAGCATAGGCAAACCCGCAAAGTTGTTTGAATGCTTCCACCAGCAGGCGCGGCATCAGGTGGTGGCTTTGGTAAAAAGAAGCTACGCGCTCGATCCGCTCCTCGAGTGGCAAATGCGAGAAGCGGCGGAACGGCGGCCGTAGAGTGTTTCCCCACTCCCAGAGCCGGATGAGCCAGCGCACTTGCTGCTGTAGCGTGGGGGCAAGAGTGACGAGTTCGCGCTCGAGGAGGGCGGGTACGTCCACGTCTGGCGCACCGAGTGGAAAGGCTCCACCTCTCGGAATAAGGGCTTCAGCAATGGCAGCCAGTGCCTGCCGATCTCTTGGGTTAAGAACCTCTTTTTGCTTGGACATTTCGGGCAACGCTCTGGCAACAAGAAGCGAGTAAGGCAAGTCGAGGCGCGCCACAATAACCAGATTCCTCCGCAGCCGGGCTATGAGATTCTGAACGGCTCATAAATTTCGTTGGCTGCGTGCCACAGCCGTGGCCAGTTACCGTAAAAAATCCGCGATGTGCGAATTGACTGTGTCCGGCTGCTCTTGGTGCACGAAGTGTCCAGCGTTATCTACGATCAGCTTTTGTAGTCCGGCAGGGAACAACGCTTCCATGCCCTCCAATAGGTAACTTCCCATGCATCCATCTTGGGCGCCGTGAATCGTGAGTGTCGGAACGGGTACCGGTGCGATGCTGAGCTCCGACTGCACTTGCGCCAGCGTGGGGTCCTGGCGGCTTGGGTCGAGCGTGCAGCGGTAATAGGCGAGGGCAGCATCGAGAACTCCGTCGTGACGAAAGGTCGCCTTCACGTTCTCCAACGTTTCTGGAGAAAAATCCCAGTTAGGTGACCAGTCGCGCCACAGGTGTTCAATGAAGGCGAAATCGTTGTGGCGGACAGCGGCTTCCGCGAACGGAGTGAGGAAAAAAAACATGTACCACGAGCGCCGCAGTTGAGCGTAGTCTGAAAGGAACGCCTGCAAAACTGCTGGGCCATGCGGAACAGCGATCGTTACCAGTCGTCGGATGCGATGCGGCTCGAGAATCGCCGCCCCATAACCGGCAAGCGCGCCCCAGTCATGACCAATGACATCCGCGTGCTCGTAACCAAGAGCGCTGATACAGCCGAGCAAATCGTAAGCCAGAACCGCGCTCTGATATCGCCCATCCGGAGCCGGCGATGTGGGGTAGTACCCTCGCTGAAAGGGTGCCACGACGTGGTAACCAAGCTCGGCGAAGGGACCGAACTGGTGCCGAAAAGTCCAAGCGTTGTCCGGAAACCCATGCAGACACAACAAGAGTTTACCCGGCTTTCCGGCTTCTAGGAGGGCGATACTCAAGTCTCCAACTTGGAGGCGATGTTGTTGTACGGACTTGGTCATAAACACTCATTAAATGCCAAGCATGTCACGAATGGAATAACGCCCCACAGGCTGGTTGCAGAGCCACGACGCGGCTTTTAGGGCGCCGCGGGCAAAGCACTCTCGACTTTGCGCGCGGTGCACGAGTTCGATCCGCTCGGCACCTCCGGCAAAGACGACTGTGTGGTCTCCCACTACGTCCCCCCCTCGCAGAGCAAGTATGCCAATTTCTCCACGAGCACGCGGGCCGATTCGACCCTCTCGACCGTAGCGAAAAGACGTGCGCGGGGTTCCGGTGACCCGAGCAACAGCATCAGCCAATGTGAGAGCTGTCCCGCTCGGCGCATCCACTTTGTGGCGGTGGTGCATCTCGACGATCTCGATGTCAAAGCTGTCCTTGAGAGCCAGCGCTGCCAGCTCGGCAAGCTTCGTGAGCACAGCGATGCCCAAGCTCATGTTGGAAGAAACGAGACACCGCGTCTTGTCGGCAAGCTCGTCGAGCTCGCTGGTTTGTTGTGCGGAAAAACCCGTTGTGCCGATGACAATGGCTGCTTGGTGATGCACGGCACTTCGAAGATGCTGCAGCGAGGCTTCAGGCGAGCTGAAGTCCACCACCACAACGTTTGCGCCCATGAAGGACTCTAAGTCATGGTGGATCCTCACTCCCAAAGGCGAGATACCAGCGACGCTTCCAGCGTCCTGGCCCAACAAAGGAT
This window harbors:
- a CDS encoding alpha/beta hydrolase, whose product is MTKSVQQHRLQVGDLSIALLEAGKPGKLLLCLHGFPDNAWTFRHQFGPFAELGYHVVAPFQRGYYPTSPAPDGRYQSAVLAYDLLGCISALGYEHADVIGHDWGALAGYGAAILEPHRIRRLVTIAVPHGPAVLQAFLSDYAQLRRSWYMFFFLTPFAEAAVRHNDFAFIEHLWRDWSPNWDFSPETLENVKATFRHDGVLDAALAYYRCTLDPSRQDPTLAQVQSELSIAPVPVPTLTIHGAQDGCMGSYLLEGMEALFPAGLQKLIVDNAGHFVHQEQPDTVNSHIADFLR
- the dapB1 gene encoding 4-hydroxy-tetrahydrodipicolinate reductase; amino-acid sequence: MPRDIVICGAAGRMGREILRLLPEHPEFALKGAVERPNHPLLGQDAGSVAGISPLGVRIHHDLESFMGANVVVVDFSSPEASLQHLRSAVHHQAAIVIGTTGFSAQQTSELDELADKTRCLVSSNMSLGIAVLTKLAELAALALKDSFDIEIVEMHHRHKVDAPSGTALTLADAVARVTGTPRTSFRYGREGRIGPRARGEIGILALRGGDVVGDHTVVFAGGAERIELVHRAQSRECFARGALKAASWLCNQPVGRYSIRDMLGI